A region from the Cellvibrio sp. PSBB006 genome encodes:
- a CDS encoding Wadjet anti-phage system protein JetA family protein produces the protein MFFNEQRPHFFNPLTGKYREVVAECLRLLYQRLYTDLRDYGHAMNREQLVDIFKEAIARTPVLDEQDDQSENEGRFKTHRELASFIINRLLENGWLEKQVDEASLQSTYGFSRMGRLFTQPFADSDSNHFRTRNRNTRNTRNSLQAFYDQGEVHDLLDAYEYSERIISDFTDVISELEERKRQLVREVEARQLVQQASDEFFDFMDKVFKPDLEVRLSADSVEKYRDQIADIIKGIRRKRKYGQGDPETAAKDWRAVMEIRLRKLLPQRVVPHVSLLDTLLQTIESRLRNACEVMLPALRRALNTFTQRADIIIRQLSYIHAQGSDDIVDVCRQLAQLTEAQQNTLFEQHQADLNGMQLAFIDPGQIQLRTPWQKTVVRSSLDQDKALDPVAQKEIFIQQALDRAFIVQGSAVRDYIHTALAQTGRVNSRQLSASNMPELLNLAHAIEVGAINNLSSELRFEVTQDADWLAGGPRVEQDDYFIRRDEFVITLIENNHG, from the coding sequence ATGTTTTTTAACGAACAGCGTCCGCATTTTTTTAATCCCCTGACCGGTAAATACCGCGAAGTGGTGGCGGAATGCCTACGCCTGTTATATCAACGCCTCTACACTGATCTGCGCGATTATGGCCATGCGATGAATCGTGAGCAATTGGTGGATATCTTTAAAGAAGCCATTGCACGCACGCCGGTGTTGGACGAGCAGGACGATCAAAGTGAAAACGAGGGCCGTTTCAAAACACACCGCGAATTAGCCAGTTTTATCATTAACCGTTTATTGGAAAATGGTTGGCTGGAGAAGCAGGTCGACGAAGCCAGCCTGCAAAGCACTTACGGTTTCAGTCGCATGGGGCGCTTATTCACCCAGCCGTTCGCCGACAGCGATAGCAATCACTTCCGCACGCGCAACCGCAACACCCGTAATACGCGCAACAGCTTGCAAGCCTTTTACGATCAAGGCGAAGTTCACGACCTGTTGGATGCCTACGAATATTCCGAACGTATTATCAGCGACTTCACCGACGTGATCTCTGAACTGGAAGAGCGTAAACGTCAACTGGTTCGCGAAGTGGAAGCGCGTCAACTGGTGCAGCAGGCCAGCGATGAATTCTTTGACTTTATGGATAAGGTATTCAAACCGGATCTGGAAGTGCGCTTGTCTGCCGATAGTGTAGAAAAATACCGCGACCAGATTGCCGATATCATCAAAGGCATTCGGCGCAAGCGGAAATATGGTCAGGGTGATCCGGAAACCGCTGCAAAGGATTGGCGGGCGGTGATGGAAATCCGTCTGCGCAAATTGTTGCCGCAACGCGTCGTGCCCCATGTGTCGCTACTGGATACTTTATTGCAGACGATCGAGTCGCGTTTACGCAATGCCTGCGAAGTTATGCTGCCGGCTTTGCGGCGCGCCTTGAACACCTTTACTCAACGTGCGGATATTATTATTCGCCAGTTGAGCTACATTCATGCCCAGGGCAGTGACGACATCGTTGATGTTTGCCGACAGTTGGCGCAGTTAACAGAAGCGCAGCAAAATACCTTGTTTGAACAACACCAGGCTGATTTGAACGGTATGCAATTAGCGTTTATCGATCCGGGCCAGATCCAGTTGCGCACGCCCTGGCAGAAAACTGTGGTGCGCAGCAGTCTGGATCAGGACAAAGCACTGGACCCCGTCGCCCAAAAAGAAATCTTTATTCAGCAGGCATTAGACCGCGCCTTTATCGTGCAAGGCAGTGCGGTGCGCGATTATATCCATACCGCATTGGCACAAACCGGCCGTGTAAACAGTCGTCAGTTGTCGGCATCCAATATGCCGGAGTTACTGAATCTGGCGCATGCCATTGAAGTCGGTGCGATTAATAATTTGTCATCCGAGTTGCGCTTTGAAGTCACCCAGGACGCCGACTGGTTAGCGGGTGGGCCACGTGTCGAGCAGGATGATTATTTTATTCGGCGCGATGAATTTGTCATCACGCTTATTGAGAACAATCATGGCTAG
- a CDS encoding DUF3012 domain-containing protein — MPSKFSALLRSNTFLFVVLGLSVLMLVIGIFLIARAPDIAPQPAATDMSQEDDLSLIQSLDDTEEIINNASRNGVNPLPDDNRLVRGSEAWCENMMAKPDAEWNDADTRLFAQKCLND; from the coding sequence ATGCCGAGTAAATTTTCCGCACTTTTGCGGAGTAATACATTTTTGTTTGTTGTGTTGGGCTTGAGCGTTTTAATGCTGGTTATCGGGATATTTTTAATTGCCCGTGCGCCAGATATCGCACCGCAGCCGGCGGCGACAGACATGTCTCAGGAAGATGACCTGTCCCTGATTCAATCGCTTGACGATACGGAAGAGATTATCAACAACGCCAGCAGAAATGGCGTTAATCCCTTGCCGGACGATAATCGGCTGGTGCGCGGCAGCGAAGCCTGGTGCGAGAACATGATGGCTAAGCCGGATGCAGAGTGGAACGATGCCGACACCCGCCTGTTTGCCCAAAAATGTCTGAACGACTAA
- the hemB gene encoding porphobilinogen synthase — MTEKNRFTPEFRFRRLRQSTAVRQLVRETQLTMNDFILPIFVEEGISEPVAISSMPGVVRYPEAQLASVIQRAWSKGIRAIILFGVSTHKDDAGTDTWNDQGLLARMIRAAKAAQPEMLIISDNCFCEYTTHGHCGVVHECGNHQDVDNDQTLVNLQKQAVTAARAGVDMIAPSGMQDGMIAAIRQGLDEAGFHHIPIMSYSTKFASAFYGPFRDAVDSTFKGTRSTYQMDPANGREALAESLQDELEGADILMVKPGIAYLDVLANIRAHSARPLAVYHVSGEYAMIKAGAAAGVIDEKAIVLETMIAFKRAGADLIITYYAEQMAEWIC; from the coding sequence ATGACTGAAAAAAACCGGTTCACGCCCGAATTTCGTTTTCGTCGTTTACGCCAGTCGACCGCTGTGCGGCAACTGGTGCGTGAAACGCAGTTGACGATGAACGACTTTATCCTGCCGATATTTGTGGAGGAGGGCATTAGTGAACCGGTGGCTATCTCCAGTATGCCGGGCGTGGTGCGTTACCCCGAAGCGCAATTGGCGAGTGTGATACAACGCGCCTGGAGCAAAGGTATTCGCGCGATCATTTTGTTTGGCGTTTCCACTCATAAAGATGATGCAGGTACCGATACCTGGAATGATCAAGGGTTACTGGCGCGCATGATTCGCGCGGCAAAAGCGGCGCAGCCGGAGATGTTAATCATCAGCGACAATTGCTTTTGCGAATACACCACCCATGGACACTGCGGTGTCGTGCATGAGTGTGGGAATCACCAGGATGTCGATAATGATCAAACCTTGGTAAATCTACAGAAACAAGCTGTGACGGCGGCGCGCGCCGGCGTCGATATGATCGCACCCTCCGGTATGCAAGATGGCATGATCGCGGCAATCCGTCAGGGACTGGACGAGGCTGGTTTTCATCACATCCCGATCATGTCTTACTCAACCAAGTTTGCGTCTGCATTTTACGGACCTTTTCGCGACGCTGTGGACAGCACGTTTAAAGGCACCCGCAGTACCTATCAAATGGACCCCGCCAACGGCCGTGAAGCCCTGGCAGAATCCCTGCAAGACGAATTGGAAGGTGCGGACATTTTGATGGTTAAACCCGGTATCGCGTACCTGGATGTGTTGGCCAATATCCGCGCACATTCAGCGCGTCCCTTAGCGGTTTATCACGTAAGCGGTGAGTACGCGATGATTAAAGCCGGCGCAGCGGCCGGTGTGATTGATGAAAAAGCCATTGTGCTGGAAACCATGATCGCCTTTAAACGGGCCGGTGCGGATTTAATTATTACGTATTACGCTGAACAAATGGCCGAGTGGATTTGTTGA
- a CDS encoding transglycosylase SLT domain-containing protein has product MHIKTILVGLLVISGFLLGGCANVPPAKPNNICDIFDDKSDWYKYARKSEKRWGSTIPVMMAIMYQESQFVHNARTKRTKILWVIPGPRKSSAFGYAQVKNETWYEYQKSSGNNWSRRDRYQDAVDFIGWYNAQSQKRSKIRLNDAYNLYLAYHEGHGGFNRGTYKKKTWLRNTAQQVANRAAMYSRQLPQCEGRLKGPWWWPF; this is encoded by the coding sequence ATGCATATCAAAACGATTTTGGTTGGGCTCTTGGTTATCAGCGGCTTTTTACTGGGCGGTTGCGCTAACGTGCCGCCGGCAAAACCCAATAATATTTGCGATATCTTTGACGATAAGTCGGATTGGTACAAATACGCACGCAAGTCGGAAAAACGCTGGGGCTCCACCATTCCGGTGATGATGGCCATCATGTATCAGGAATCGCAGTTTGTGCACAATGCGCGGACTAAACGCACGAAAATCCTGTGGGTGATTCCTGGGCCACGTAAAAGCAGTGCCTTCGGTTATGCGCAGGTGAAAAACGAAACCTGGTACGAATACCAAAAAAGCAGCGGCAATAACTGGTCGCGCCGCGATCGCTATCAGGATGCTGTTGATTTTATCGGCTGGTACAACGCGCAAAGTCAAAAACGCAGCAAAATCCGTTTGAATGACGCTTACAATCTTTATCTGGCGTATCACGAAGGGCACGGCGGTTTTAATCGCGGAACCTACAAGAAAAAAACCTGGTTACGTAACACCGCCCAGCAAGTCGCCAATCGCGCCGCCATGTACTCGCGTCAATTACCGCAGTGTGAGGGTCGCTTGAAGGGCCCCTGGTGGTGGCCGTTTTAA
- the ligA gene encoding NAD-dependent DNA ligase LigA: MSTPAPNIVTEAEQLRAEIHDHNYRYYALDEPQVPDAEYDRLMLRLREIESQYPQLITPDSPTQRVGAAPLSAFATVQHEMPMLSLDNAFSDEELINFNRRIQERLKHTDHIEFACEVKLDGIAVSLLYRDGILVRGATRGDGARGEDITQNVRTIDSIPLRLRGTGFPSVLEVRGEIYMPKSGFEKMNNQAREKGEKLFVNPRNAAAGSLRQLDPRITASRPLEMCAYSVGLVDGVPAEHPWPTRHSDILYALRDWGFLINREMVVAKDIDECIAYYRKIQDKRMSLTYDIDGIVFKVNQRELQEKLGFISRAPRWAIAYKFPAQEEMTQLLDVEFQVGRTGAVTPVARLQPVFVGGVTVSNATLHNRDEIQRLGLKIGDTVIVRRAGDVIPQIVGIVDTKRPENARDVVFPDHCPVCGSPVETVPGEAVARCDGGLICPAQRKEAIKHFASRKAMDVEGLGDKLVEQLVDQGYIKAVADLYQLTREQLAGLERMGEKSADNLLNALEKSKQTTLEKFIYALGIREVGEATARNLALHFGNYAALSNATEDALQEVADVGPVVAHFVAEFFQQEHNREAVTALKAAGVTWEDRDQPVNTADLPLKGLTYVLTGTLEAMSRDDAKAHLLALGAKVAGSVSAKTDYVVAGPGAGSKLQKAEELNIPVLDEAGLLALLQQHQRAV; this comes from the coding sequence ATGTCGACACCCGCTCCCAATATTGTCACTGAAGCCGAGCAATTGCGCGCAGAGATTCACGACCACAATTATCGCTACTACGCCCTTGATGAGCCGCAAGTGCCGGATGCGGAATATGACCGCCTGATGCTGCGCCTGCGTGAAATCGAAAGCCAATACCCACAACTGATTACGCCAGATTCACCCACACAACGGGTTGGGGCGGCGCCACTCAGTGCCTTCGCGACTGTACAGCATGAAATGCCCATGTTGTCTCTCGATAACGCGTTCAGTGATGAAGAACTCATCAACTTTAATCGCCGGATTCAGGAGCGGTTAAAGCATACCGATCACATCGAATTTGCCTGTGAAGTCAAGCTGGATGGCATTGCCGTCAGCCTGTTGTATCGCGATGGCATCCTCGTGCGCGGCGCAACGCGCGGCGATGGCGCACGCGGCGAAGACATTACCCAGAATGTGCGTACGATTGATTCCATTCCGCTACGGTTACGCGGCACAGGTTTTCCTTCAGTACTGGAAGTGCGCGGCGAGATTTACATGCCCAAATCCGGTTTTGAAAAAATGAACAACCAGGCGCGGGAGAAAGGTGAAAAACTTTTTGTGAATCCGCGCAATGCCGCAGCGGGAAGCCTGCGTCAATTGGACCCGCGTATTACGGCATCCCGCCCGCTGGAAATGTGTGCCTACAGCGTCGGACTTGTCGACGGCGTGCCGGCTGAACATCCCTGGCCAACCCGCCACAGCGATATTCTTTATGCGTTACGCGACTGGGGTTTCCTGATCAACCGTGAAATGGTCGTGGCAAAAGATATCGATGAATGTATTGCGTATTACCGCAAGATTCAGGATAAACGCATGTCGTTGACCTACGACATTGACGGTATTGTCTTTAAAGTTAATCAGCGTGAGCTGCAAGAAAAATTAGGTTTTATCTCCCGCGCGCCGCGCTGGGCCATTGCCTATAAATTTCCTGCCCAGGAAGAAATGACCCAGTTGCTTGATGTGGAATTCCAGGTAGGGCGCACCGGGGCAGTGACACCTGTAGCCCGCTTGCAACCCGTGTTTGTCGGTGGCGTAACCGTATCCAATGCGACCTTGCACAATCGTGATGAGATCCAGCGACTGGGTTTGAAGATCGGTGATACGGTGATTGTGCGCCGTGCCGGTGATGTGATTCCGCAAATCGTCGGTATTGTCGACACCAAACGTCCCGAAAACGCGCGCGACGTTGTCTTTCCAGACCATTGCCCGGTGTGTGGCTCGCCGGTTGAAACGGTGCCTGGCGAAGCTGTGGCTCGTTGTGATGGTGGTTTGATTTGTCCGGCACAACGCAAAGAAGCGATCAAGCATTTTGCTTCGCGCAAAGCCATGGATGTCGAAGGGCTGGGCGACAAACTGGTCGAGCAATTGGTGGATCAGGGCTATATCAAAGCGGTTGCGGACCTGTATCAGCTGACGCGCGAGCAACTCGCTGGCCTGGAGCGGATGGGTGAAAAATCAGCCGATAATTTATTAAATGCATTGGAAAAAAGTAAGCAAACCACGCTGGAAAAATTTATCTATGCGTTGGGCATTCGTGAAGTCGGTGAAGCAACCGCACGTAATCTCGCGTTACATTTTGGCAACTACGCTGCTTTATCAAATGCCACGGAAGATGCTCTGCAAGAAGTGGCGGATGTCGGCCCGGTGGTTGCTCATTTTGTGGCAGAATTTTTCCAGCAGGAACACAACCGTGAGGCCGTTACTGCTCTAAAAGCGGCGGGTGTAACCTGGGAAGATCGCGATCAGCCGGTGAATACCGCTGATTTGCCACTGAAAGGTTTAACCTACGTATTGACCGGTACCTTGGAAGCCATGAGTCGCGATGATGCAAAGGCACATCTGTTGGCATTGGGAGCCAAGGTCGCGGGCAGCGTATCGGCGAAAACAGATTACGTGGTGGCGGGGCCCGGCGCTGGCTCCAAATTGCAAAAAGCAGAAGAATTGAATATCCCGGTACTGGACGAGGCGGGTTTACTCGCCCTATTACAACAACACCAACGGGCGGTCTGA
- the zipA gene encoding cell division protein ZipA: MQEWVTVIIVLLILAILLDGVRRMRINQRDKIRMSRSIHKQGGAEATKEYTSELPNGGARVVGYREVPQGSTVRPPRKPAVPANATREQRRAPEQTRLNLDEAVPLLMESVSEDVLMRDQKDEQDAVAKVRSDNQRISDQQRIEPTFSALDGEEPYGSATNSNSRTAQSHHDDDHDDYHFAERGSESDELDYIETDNREDDEYPDEHDAETDDVDDDYADDYDGEDYDGEDYDDDDDYDEDYDESEEAPVSTQPPQEPEEVLIINVMSMKGEFFNGAALLDIILKCGMRYGDMNIFHRYSDNKGEGALLFSMANMVKPGTFDLDAMDNFETPGVSLFMTLPINADSMASFDLMADTARAIAETLGGELKDEQRSVMTRQTIEHCRQRIRDYELKKLSRSRH; the protein is encoded by the coding sequence ATGCAAGAATGGGTAACCGTCATCATTGTGCTTCTCATCCTCGCGATTTTGCTGGATGGTGTACGGCGCATGCGAATCAATCAGCGGGATAAAATTCGTATGTCCCGCTCCATCCACAAACAGGGCGGCGCTGAAGCAACCAAAGAATACACCAGTGAATTGCCTAACGGCGGTGCCCGTGTTGTGGGTTATCGTGAAGTACCGCAAGGCTCTACTGTTCGCCCACCGCGCAAGCCAGCTGTCCCCGCTAATGCGACGCGTGAGCAACGTCGCGCGCCGGAACAAACCCGACTGAATCTTGATGAAGCTGTGCCCTTGCTGATGGAATCCGTATCCGAAGATGTCCTGATGCGCGATCAAAAAGACGAGCAGGATGCGGTTGCGAAAGTACGTTCAGATAATCAGCGCATCAGTGATCAGCAGCGTATCGAGCCAACATTTTCCGCGCTCGATGGCGAAGAACCCTATGGCAGTGCCACTAATAGCAACTCTCGCACCGCGCAATCTCATCACGATGACGATCATGACGATTATCACTTTGCCGAACGCGGTAGCGAAAGCGATGAACTGGACTACATTGAAACAGATAATCGCGAAGATGACGAATATCCCGACGAGCATGATGCTGAAACAGATGATGTCGATGATGATTACGCCGATGACTACGACGGCGAAGATTATGATGGCGAAGACTACGACGATGACGACGATTATGATGAGGACTACGATGAGTCTGAGGAGGCCCCGGTTTCAACCCAGCCTCCTCAAGAACCGGAAGAAGTCCTGATCATCAATGTGATGTCGATGAAAGGCGAGTTTTTTAATGGTGCGGCACTGTTGGACATCATCCTTAAATGCGGCATGCGCTATGGCGATATGAATATTTTCCATCGCTACAGTGACAATAAAGGCGAGGGCGCCTTGTTATTCAGCATGGCGAATATGGTCAAACCCGGCACCTTCGATCTTGATGCGATGGACAACTTTGAAACACCGGGAGTCAGTCTATTCATGACCTTGCCGATCAATGCCGACAGCATGGCATCTTTTGATTTAATGGCGGATACGGCGCGCGCTATCGCCGAAACCCTCGGCGGTGAACTTAAAGATGAACAGCGCAGTGTTATGACACGGCAAACTATCGAACACTGCCGGCAACGCATTCGCGATTATGAACTGAAAAAACTGTCGCGCAGTCGCCACTAA
- the smc gene encoding chromosome segregation protein SMC → MRLKCIKLAGFKSFVDPTTVNFPSNLCAVVGPNGCGKSNIIDAVRWVMGESSAKNLRGENMTDVIFNGSSGRKPIGQASIELVFDNSDGTLLGEYASFTEISIKRKVTRDGQNLYYLNGAKCRRRDITDIFLGTGLGPRSYAIIEQGMISRLIEAKPEDLRVYIEEAAGISKYKERRRDTENRIRRTMENLERLTDIRDELERQLSRLQRQAQAAEKYTEYKKEERLLKAQVQALKYQQLDQQAKVKQEAIRDLELRMESFITNQVNKDTQIEKYRAQYTELGDKFNEVQGRYYAIGADIARLEQSIQHAQERSRQLQTDLDQTNRDCKEAEESLLIDAQKAEAWEAELLELEPELELVKAAEESSGDVLLASEEAMQRWQNEWDAFNQRAAEPRQKAEVQQSRIQHLEQVQQRLLQRIEKLKDEKANLVDGSEDDEIGQLTEQLAELDLAADEKRSRVDALTEQLDQQRNDNNRFTNELDQVRSKLQSMRGRHASLEALQQAALGEKNKAVTQWLETQQLLNQPRLAETLKVADGWDTALETVLGNTLQAVCVDNLDAVKDVLGNLTQGELVLFDTQASVASSNASKGNLLSAKVTAPWDVAGLLDGIYAADDLVAALQLRSQLSAHESVITKDGIWLGPHWLRVARDSDASSGVIARRQELEELNAAIAEAEEQVDSLSQQLEQGRESLKHIEQQRETLRREAEEQGRRYGEVRSQLSAKQVRLEQINMRRERAEAEIREAREQMEQEAEHLSEARMILSEAIEMMEQDTDQREKLLQERDNIRSGLDQARQRARHDKDKAHELAMRYQSVKTQLDSIRLGIGRLREQTARLQERREQLTLSLSDNRDPIEEYKLELEACLSKRLSVEAALTEARRELETVEHELRNVEQARNRAEQEVQAVRSHLEQERLAAQMFEVQRAGIAQQLEEDNLDLQQLLAEMPEGSEIKPLEEELESVAGRINRLGPINLAAIDEYKTESERKNYLDAQNADLMEALETLENAIKRIDRETRTRFKETFDQVNKSLQELFPKVFGGGHAYLELTGEDLLDTGIAIMARPPGKRNSTIHLLSGGEKALTAIALVFSIFRLNPAPFCMLDEVDAPLDDANVGRYARMVEEMSEHVQFIYITHNKIAMEMAHQLMGVTMHEPGVSRLVTVDVDEAAELAAI, encoded by the coding sequence ATGCGGCTAAAGTGCATCAAGCTGGCAGGCTTTAAATCCTTCGTTGACCCGACGACGGTTAACTTTCCCAGCAATCTTTGCGCGGTGGTAGGCCCTAACGGTTGTGGCAAATCCAATATTATCGACGCCGTGCGTTGGGTAATGGGTGAATCTTCCGCGAAGAATCTGCGCGGCGAAAACATGACCGACGTTATCTTCAATGGGTCCAGTGGTCGCAAGCCCATCGGCCAGGCCTCCATTGAATTGGTGTTTGACAATAGCGACGGGACTCTCCTCGGCGAATACGCCAGCTTCACCGAAATATCGATCAAACGTAAAGTGACCCGCGACGGGCAAAACCTTTACTATCTCAACGGCGCCAAATGCCGCCGCCGCGATATCACCGACATCTTCCTCGGCACCGGTCTCGGTCCGCGCAGTTACGCCATCATCGAACAGGGCATGATCTCTCGCTTGATTGAAGCCAAGCCGGAAGATCTGCGGGTTTACATCGAAGAAGCGGCAGGCATCTCCAAATACAAGGAGCGTCGCCGTGATACGGAAAACCGTATTCGCCGAACCATGGAAAACCTTGAGCGCCTGACGGACATTCGCGATGAGTTGGAGCGGCAATTGTCCCGCCTGCAGCGTCAGGCCCAGGCGGCTGAAAAATATACTGAATACAAAAAAGAAGAGCGCTTGCTGAAAGCCCAGGTCCAGGCGCTTAAATACCAGCAGCTGGATCAGCAGGCCAAGGTCAAGCAAGAAGCTATCCGGGATCTGGAACTGCGTATGGAGTCGTTCATCACCAATCAGGTGAATAAAGATACCCAGATCGAAAAATATCGCGCGCAGTACACGGAGCTGGGCGACAAATTCAATGAAGTCCAGGGCCGCTACTATGCTATCGGCGCGGACATCGCACGACTGGAGCAAAGCATTCAGCATGCCCAGGAGCGTTCCCGCCAACTGCAAACTGACCTCGACCAGACCAACCGCGACTGTAAGGAAGCGGAAGAAAGTCTGCTGATCGATGCGCAAAAGGCGGAAGCCTGGGAAGCTGAACTGCTGGAACTGGAGCCGGAACTGGAACTGGTCAAGGCCGCTGAAGAAAGCTCCGGCGATGTACTTTTGGCTTCCGAAGAGGCCATGCAGCGCTGGCAAAACGAGTGGGATGCATTCAACCAGCGCGCGGCCGAGCCGCGTCAGAAAGCGGAAGTGCAGCAATCCCGCATTCAACACCTGGAGCAGGTGCAACAGCGCCTGTTGCAGCGCATTGAAAAGCTCAAAGACGAAAAAGCCAATCTGGTCGATGGCTCTGAGGATGACGAGATCGGTCAACTGACTGAGCAATTGGCAGAGTTGGACCTGGCTGCCGATGAGAAACGCAGCCGTGTTGATGCCCTGACCGAGCAACTCGATCAGCAGCGTAACGACAATAATCGCTTTACTAATGAACTCGATCAGGTGCGCAGCAAACTGCAAAGCATGCGCGGCCGCCATGCTTCGTTAGAAGCGCTGCAACAGGCAGCGCTCGGTGAGAAAAACAAAGCCGTTACCCAATGGCTGGAGACCCAACAGCTACTGAACCAGCCGCGCCTTGCCGAAACCCTCAAGGTAGCTGATGGCTGGGATACTGCCCTGGAAACGGTATTGGGCAATACCTTGCAAGCGGTATGTGTCGACAACCTGGATGCGGTCAAGGATGTGCTGGGTAATCTTACCCAGGGCGAACTTGTGCTGTTTGATACCCAGGCCAGCGTCGCCAGCAGCAACGCAAGCAAGGGTAATTTATTGAGCGCCAAGGTCACAGCACCCTGGGATGTGGCCGGTCTGCTGGATGGCATCTATGCGGCGGACGACCTCGTCGCTGCCTTGCAATTGCGTTCGCAACTGTCCGCCCACGAGTCCGTCATCACCAAAGATGGCATCTGGCTCGGTCCACATTGGTTGCGTGTCGCGCGCGACAGTGATGCCAGCTCCGGTGTCATTGCCCGGCGTCAGGAGCTGGAAGAGTTAAACGCGGCCATTGCGGAGGCGGAGGAGCAGGTTGACTCCCTCAGTCAACAATTGGAGCAGGGTCGCGAGTCGCTCAAGCACATTGAACAACAACGGGAAACCCTGCGTCGCGAAGCAGAAGAGCAGGGCCGTCGCTATGGTGAAGTGCGTTCGCAATTGAGTGCCAAGCAAGTGCGCCTGGAGCAGATCAACATGCGGCGCGAGCGTGCCGAGGCGGAAATCCGCGAAGCGCGCGAGCAAATGGAACAGGAAGCCGAACATTTATCCGAAGCGCGGATGATCCTCAGCGAAGCCATCGAGATGATGGAGCAGGACACGGATCAGCGCGAGAAATTGCTGCAAGAGCGCGATAATATTCGTAGCGGTCTGGATCAGGCGCGGCAGCGTGCCCGTCACGACAAAGACAAAGCCCATGAGCTGGCCATGCGCTATCAGTCGGTAAAAACCCAACTCGATAGCATTCGCTTGGGTATTGGTCGCCTGCGTGAGCAGACAGCGCGGTTGCAGGAACGGCGCGAGCAACTCACCTTATCCCTGAGCGATAACCGCGATCCTATCGAAGAATACAAACTTGAGTTGGAGGCTTGTCTCTCCAAACGTTTGTCAGTGGAAGCGGCATTGACAGAAGCGCGCCGCGAACTGGAGACGGTTGAGCATGAGCTGCGCAATGTTGAACAGGCGCGCAACCGGGCAGAGCAGGAAGTACAGGCTGTGCGTTCGCACCTGGAGCAGGAGCGTCTTGCTGCACAAATGTTTGAGGTTCAGCGTGCGGGTATTGCCCAACAACTGGAAGAAGATAATCTCGACCTCCAACAACTTCTAGCAGAGATGCCTGAAGGTTCCGAGATCAAACCACTGGAAGAAGAACTTGAAAGTGTTGCGGGCAGAATCAATCGTCTGGGCCCGATTAATCTTGCGGCTATCGACGAATACAAAACGGAATCCGAGCGTAAGAATTATCTGGATGCACAGAATGCCGATTTGATGGAGGCACTGGAAACTCTGGAAAACGCGATCAAACGTATTGATCGTGAAACCCGCACCCGCTTCAAGGAAACCTTTGACCAGGTCAACAAAAGTTTGCAGGAACTGTTTCCCAAAGTGTTCGGCGGCGGCCATGCCTACCTGGAACTTACCGGAGAGGATTTACTCGATACCGGTATTGCGATCATGGCGCGCCCGCCAGGCAAACGTAATAGCACCATTCATTTGCTTTCCGGTGGAGAAAAAGCACTCACGGCTATTGCGCTGGTTTTCTCCATCTTCCGCCTGAACCCGGCACCTTTCTGTATGCTGGACGAAGTGGACGCACCTCTGGATGACGCCAACGTCGGTCGCTACGCGCGTATGGTTGAAGAGATGTCTGAACACGTGCAATTTATTTACATCACGCATAACAAGATTGCGATGGAGATGGCCCACCAGCTGATGGGTGTCACCATGCATGAACCCGGTGTTTCGCGTCTGGTTACCGTGGACGTTGACGAGGCGGCAGAACTGGCAGCTATATAA